DNA sequence from the Armigeres subalbatus isolate Guangzhou_Male chromosome 1, GZ_Asu_2, whole genome shotgun sequence genome:
gtagaacctgtcttaaagctaaaagaaggttgcgacgtgctagaacagacgctgagcgactcgatagacgaggggtattccggacagcgagcagagctctgaactacgagattaaatgtagcaagcgagcctgcttcgaacagctgtgcaggatggcgaatgacaccccgtggggcgatgcatacaggatagtgatgtctaggaccaatagcacacctcctgaaagatccccagagctgttagccagtatagtagagggactgtttccgacacatgaaccatcggactggcccgctacaccgtacgagtcagtcgacgtggtaccgctagtgactaacgaagagcttatcgtagccgcaagaaaacttaagctcaataaggcgccaggcccggatggtattccaaacctggcccttaaacacgccattcttgccaatccagatatgttcaggagctgcctccagagatgcatggacgaaggaaacttcccagatcgatggaaacggcagaaattggtgctattaccgaagcctggcaaactGCCGGTGGATCCTTCGGCTTACAGACCAATTTGcttactcgacacagctggaaagctgctagagagggtcattcctaatagattgtcggcttatacagagtgtgctggtggcttatctagcaaccagtatggcttccgtaagggccgttctaccatcgaagcaattcgagcggtaacggatacggccaagatagcgagaggtttaaacagaagaggtattaggtactgcgcgttgattacacttgatgtaaaaaacgcgtttaacaatgccagctgggcagcaattgctgactccctgcaccgattgagagttccggattacctgtgcaggatactgaaaagctattttcagaatagggtgctgttatacgacactgatgccggtcgaaagtcgatcgtagtgtcagcgggtgttccacagggatcgatcctcggaccggttctgtggaatattatgtacgatggagtattacgcctaagtctcccggccggagtgaagatagaaggcttcgcggatgacgtaatgctagaagtagcaggtgacactctcgacgaagttagattgaaggcttcatacgcgattggcagagtggaggaatggctcaactcgagacggttatcccttgcacaccacaagacggaagtcgtggtagtgcataaccgtcatgggttgcaacaggctaggataagagtagggacctgcacagttaactccgtgaggtctctcaagcatctgggcgtgatgatcgatgataagctcaattttacgagccacgtcgattatgcatgtcagcgggcttcattggcgataaaatctttatcacgaatgatgtccaacagatcggcggtgcatagtcaagtgcgtaggctgatagctggcatagcattgtctatcatccgttatggcgtgccggcatgggccgtagcactaaaagccgagtacaatgtaaagaaattgatcagagtacaccggctgatgtgcttacgtgtcgcgagcgcatatcgcaccatatcatatgaggcggtgtgcgttatagctggaatgatgccgatcgacacactcctagaggaggatgtggagtgctacaacgaaagggactcggtgcaagtgcgacgtgtcaagagagcagcttcgttgctcaaatggcaaagagcatgggacaccgcagtcaaaggtcgttggacccacagactgattccagatgtgtccaactgggttgataggaagcatggtcaagtcaacttccacctaacgcaggtgttgtctgaacatggctgctttaagaaattcctacacaggtttggcttcgcagattctgcggagtgtcctgaatgtgtaggtgaggtagaatcggcagagcatgtgatgttcgcatgcccgcgattcgaggtagaacgcaataccatgctgcttattagtggtatggatacaaccccggacaacctcgtcgagaggatgtgccgggaagaagctatatggaatgcggtgaacacagcatctcaccagatcatgtcgaaactgcagcggtggtggcgtcttgaacaaaaccaacgagtgcagtaagggcacctgtgatgcagtgaacatttgctcaccccgacaaccaacatgtcgcgggtgggctgcggggacctcagtatgtagatatagaggtcattgcggttcacgcgcggtggttgttgtcggggtgctcgtctccaacgtgagattatgatacggaccgttaggttactatcatagctcgcgatcgacgggtggtgaggtagccacccttgaagtcgatgttgtgtgtattgacgtcaagtgcgttagcataggcgtgagcgttctcaatagtccccccctgatgtattgcttaattgcgggccgggggtacggactggcgaaagggttttggttttagtgggtcgggtaagagttacatgacatacccatccccacactacctgagtacctcctcaggtgtctggttgcagatttccgtttacccttgctaaaaaaaaaaaaaaaaaaaacacacacatacatacacacatacagacatcacctcaattcgtcgagctgagtcgattggtatataacactatgggtctccgagccttctataaaaagttcggttttggagcagttctatagcctttccgtatacttagtatacgagaaaggcaaaaaacagtTATGGTGCATACTCTTTTTCCACCATTTGACCACACTTTTCTAttcaattttctaatttttatctaatttagGAAACCATTGAGTTAAAACGTTCGCCAAATTGAGATTTGCACTGTTTGGTTTTCGATCAAAGAACATCTATTTTATGAGACGTCAATGCAAAGTGGCAGACCTCATTCGTTAGATAACACCGGAAGGTAATTCAGAGAGGAAACCAGCCAACCGTTTAATGAGAGGTTTCTGGTCGGTAATGCTTAGCTCGACCGAGCTTCGAACGTAAATGTATACTTTGCTCTATTGATTACCTATCGCCCACTTTCTTTCCACTTCATGGGTAATTCTGAATGATTCGTTATGGAGGCTTGCTCACCGCACAGTTCACCAGTATCAGTTTTACTGCAACTATCTGAAGTTGTTTTAGGAAATTCTCGGTTCTAAAGTAACTTATAGCTTTGACTTGGATGCTGTTAACATTTCTCCTTTATCAGTACTTAATTTGAGCAGCACTGTGATGGTTCCAATGGACGGCGAAGGTCAGCCACCAGATCAGAATGGTTCGcattttttcatcttcaccatGAATAAAAAACTAAGCATGTAAATCCCTTACAGACGAGTCAGAACCTATTTTCCGAGAGCAGCTACCGAGCCTTCATTCAGCCATGCTTAAACGCATCCAATCGATATGTACCACATCAACGGTGAAAAGACGTATCCACGTGCTCCAATGGTTACCCAAGTATCGAGTAAGCTATATCGCTTCGGATATCATCGCCGGAGTCACGGTCACGTTAACGGCCATTCCACAAAGCATAGCCTATGGAATCCTCGCGAACTTACAACCGCAGGACGGGATCAACTCCAACATGGTAGGATGTTTCGTGTACTTTCTGTTCGGGAGCGTCAAGGATGTCACAGTGGCACCAACCTCGATCATGGCTATCATGATTCAAGGGTATGTTACGAAGCTCGGACCGGGCGTATCCTTGCTGACGTTGATGGCTGGTGGTGTAACGTTCCTGTTTGGCTTGCTCAACCTAGGATTCTTGATGCGGTTCATCTCAATGCCGGTCATTACAGGTTTTACGACGGCTGCTTGCTTGACGATCGGTAGTACACAGCTTCGATCGCTGTTTGGGATCAGCACTAAAGGAAAAAGCAGTGATTTTGTAGATGCTTGGGAAAATGTAATCCAAAACGTCGGTGAGACTCGGCTGTGGGATGCATTGCTGGGGTTTGGTTCGATCGCTTTCCTATTGGTACTTAGAGTATGTTCTTAATCTTTACGAGAAAAACCAATCGCTTTCTTCATTTAGTTTGTTCAATTTCAGCTTACCAAAGACAGCGGCTCCGACAACCGCTGGAAAACTTTCTTCAAATATCTCGCTCTAACCCGTAACGCAATGGTCGTAACCATTGGAGCATCAATAGCCTACGGCTTTTCAATCAACGGAACTCAACCGTTCATTCTTACTGGCCACGTGGCAGCCGGCGTTCCACCTTTCCGTATTCCACCACTATCCGTAACGAACAATGGAACTTACTACTCCTTCTCCGACATGATCTCCATAATGGGATCATCGATTGTAACAATTCCATTGGTATCCACACTTGAGATCATATCCATCGGCAAGGCCTTCTCCAAAGATAAAATCGTAGATGCCACCCAGGAAATGCTTGCCCTTGGTTTGTGTAACATGGCGGTGGCATTTTTTTCACCACTTCCCGTCGCGGGGTCATTCACGCGAACTGCCATTAACAACAGTAGCGGGGTCAAGACCTCCCTTGGATGTGCCGTAACGGCCGCAATGCTCTTCCTAGCTATGGCAGCCCTGGCGGATGCGTTTTGCTACATTCCAAAAGCCACACTCGCGTCGGTGGTAATTACGGCCATGATCTTCATGGTCGACTACAACGGAATGGCGGAGATCTGGCGAGTCAAGAAGCTGGACATGGTTCCATTTCTAGGCACGGTGATTGCTTGTCTCTTTTTTGGACTGGATAAGGGCATTCTGATTGGCATCGCAATGAACTGCTGCCATTTATTGTACCACATATCGACACCCAGGATCGAATTCCACTTATCGCTGGTGGAAGACATTCGGGTTCTTTTGGTACGACCTGCAATGGATTTGACCTTTTCTTCGGCGGAATATATGCGCGATTGTGTCGTAAAGACAGTCAAAAATACTTGTGAAAATCCTGTCGATTTGGTCGTTTTGGATGGCAGCAGGGTGAACTATGTGGACACGACAGCAGTGAAGAATTTGGCAGGCGTGGAGTCCGATTTACGATCGAAAGATGTAGGATTGGTGATTTGGAGGTGGAAAAGGAGTACGGCTGGAGGATTGGTGCGACTCGGAGACAAATTTCGAGCTTTGTTGAGCAATGATGGAGATTTAAATGAGGTGGTGCTGAATTGGAAGACACCCACCGAAGGCTTGTTGCAGAGATGTCACTGATTTATAAGCGAATAATATCATCTTGAACACTTACCTCTTTTTATGTTACTTCTTTCTACGATGCTCTTTTTACGACGTGGAAAGAAAGCCAAAAGTAAACCTTCCAGAAATGCAGAAAATCGAAAACTTGATGCGCATCCTCAACCTAATTTGAAGTTCTGAAAAAGTCATCCGGAGAGGCAGGAAGATTTTTAGTGAAGCATTTAAAGACATTGTTTTGGTAGCTCGTCCAGTCGTCCAACTCATACCATCTTGGACGGCAGGAAGCAATGGGTGGGGCTCTGTTCAAGGAGATGATAAGAGGGAAGTGGTCACTAAGACAGTAGGCGTCGTGAACACCCAGGACAACTGAGATAGAACGTTATGGCTGCATAAGGTTCGATCAAGTGCGTTCGAGCAACCGTCCTTGGACATGATTGGAAGGGTGTCCCCAAAGAG
Encoded proteins:
- the LOC134210983 gene encoding sodium-independent sulfate anion transporter-like, giving the protein MVPMDGEGQPPDQNDESEPIFREQLPSLHSAMLKRIQSICTTSTVKRRIHVLQWLPKYRVSYIASDIIAGVTVTLTAIPQSIAYGILANLQPQDGINSNMVGCFVYFLFGSVKDVTVAPTSIMAIMIQGYVTKLGPGVSLLTLMAGGVTFLFGLLNLGFLMRFISMPVITGFTTAACLTIGSTQLRSLFGISTKGKSSDFVDAWENVIQNVGETRLWDALLGFGSIAFLLVLRLTKDSGSDNRWKTFFKYLALTRNAMVVTIGASIAYGFSINGTQPFILTGHVAAGVPPFRIPPLSVTNNGTYYSFSDMISIMGSSIVTIPLVSTLEIISIGKAFSKDKIVDATQEMLALGLCNMAVAFFSPLPVAGSFTRTAINNSSGVKTSLGCAVTAAMLFLAMAALADAFCYIPKATLASVVITAMIFMVDYNGMAEIWRVKKLDMVPFLGTVIACLFFGLDKGILIGIAMNCCHLLYHISTPRIEFHLSLVEDIRVLLVRPAMDLTFSSAEYMRDCVVKTVKNTCENPVDLVVLDGSRVNYVDTTAVKNLAGVESDLRSKDVGLVIWRWKRSTAGGLVRLGDKFRALLSNDGDLNEVVLNWKTPTEGLLQRCH